The Glycine max cultivar Williams 82 chromosome 3, Glycine_max_v4.0, whole genome shotgun sequence sequence taaaattttcttatatttaagaattaatatcACAATATTATGTATTTTCAGGCACCAAAATGATggttaattcaaatatttattaatgcaactcttttaagagaatttaaagaAGCAATTGGTTACtagtatattaattataattaatccgAACAAAGGGTGTAGTATAAGAGTTGATTAAAGACAAAGGTGCAGTTAATGTTCAGTGGCAGTTAGTGATAATTGCGTATGGAGAGAAAGGTCAAAAAAGACAGAGTACTGTAGATACATAAAGTTAGCCcctcaaacaaaaaatttgaaacgAGTGGCCGTTGGAGTTCAAAGTTCGCAAGACACAGACACACCTACATAACTAGCAAACAACTTCAATGCAACCCAACAAAACCCACATTGCCAAACTCATCCTCAAATttcaaatctctctctctctccactcCCCAATAAAAATCTCTCTCTCCACTCGTGCACTCTAATAGAGAGATAgagcgtgtgtgtgtgtgtgtttgaaaGAAGATAAGGATGACAGGGCAAGTGGTGGTGACCAACGGTGGCGGATGCGCTGCTGTCGGGAAGGGCCGGAGAGCCGCCGCCGGCGAAGAGGAGCAGAACCCGGCGTCACCGGTGGCGCTTCTGCTGGCGGCGCTGAGGAAGTCAATGGTGGCCTGCAGCGTGGACAGTCCCGACGATGTAATCTCCGCCGTCCATCATCCCATGGAGATCGGATGGCCCACAAACGTTAAGCATGTTAGTCATGTCACGTTCGATCGCTTCAATGGCTTTCTGGGTCTTCCTCTTGAGTTAGAGGTTCATGTCCCCGCTCCTGTTCCCAGTGCTAGGTACTATTTCTTTCTTCACTTTTTTCAAATGGGCTTCGCTAAAATgctcaaagttttttttttttttttcatttttggtactTAGAGATTTTATCGTTGCTGGGTCTGTTTCCCTCTAAGGAGGtaggacattttttttattttattttttgtacgaGGTTACCGGTGTTTTTTTTACAGGAGAAAAAATTTTGTTCGATAGGATTACTATAAACTTCAAAGCTGTATATTAGAACTCAAACTCGAGATTGTGCTGGGATTTTATGAAGTAGAGAGTTTGATGGCAAGAAGCTCTTCTACATTTTTACTGTGTGTGTTGACGCTAGATAGATGGAGGAATGCGCGTTATTCTTCGATAAGGTTTTTCAGCCGTTGCGTGAAAGAAAAGTGAAGGAAggggggggggtgggggggTGGGGGGGTGGGGGATGCAATACTAAAAAGTTAGACAGTTGCATTCAAAAGGAAATTAAGCTTTAACCTTTATGATAGTTGCATTAAAAAGCGAATTAATGTTTGCTTTTATTTGCTGAAAAAATTGCATAACGGTAATGTAGGATTTAAAAGTTACCTTATTTTCTTAGGTTTGCCTTTATTTGCTGAAAAAGTACCTAACGGTAATGACGGATTTAAAAGTTATCTTATGTTCTTAGGCTTTTGCGTATACAGTAATACTTCGGAAAATGAAAGCAAGACATTTTTTGCAATTAGTTTGAATCAAGTTTCTTTGATTTGTGTAATTGCAAAGTGAGGAAGCTTGTGAATGTGTTTGGGTTTGGGgttcatgtattttttctttcctaaaCCTCATCTAGCAAGATTATATATCTTCATCCATATGCTAATCTGATTTTCTATCATCAATTGCAGTGTTAGTGTGTTTGGCGTCTCAGCAGAATCAATGCAGTGTTCCTATGATTCAAAAGGAAACAGCGTCCCCACTATTCTACTGCTAATGCAAGATCGATTATACTCACAGGATGGCCTAAAGGTAGGTACCAATATTATGATATACTTTGTCATTTGAGCCATTGACTATGATTGGGTCATTGACTATCATTTTTGTTGTCTCTTCTCAATAAATTTTCAGGCTGAAGGCATATTTCGCATTAATCCAGAAAACAGTCAAGAGGAGCATTTGAGGGAGCAGTTGAATAAGGGCATTGTGCCAGATGACATTGATGTCCACTGTTTGGCAGGCCTAATTAAAGCATGGTTCAGGGAACTTCCTTCAGGAGTGCTAGATGGACTTTCCCCTGAGCAAGTTCTTGAGTGCAACACAGAAGAAGAATCTGTTGAGCTTGTGAAACAGCTAAAGCCAACTGAATCAGCCTTGCTCAACTGGGCTATTGATCTCATGTCTGATGTTGTAGCAGAAGAAGATTATAACAAAATGGATGCAAGAAACATTGCTATGGTTTTTGCTCCAAATATGACTCAGGTATGTTACATGTATGCTTAATGAgctcatattttaattatacatgTAACATCTTTACTATGACGTTGTTACTTGTTACCATTAGCATGTATTCATATGATGATAACTATGCAAACTGGAAATctagtattttttattcacatattttatttttctcttgaaaCAGATGTCTGATCCACTAACTGCTCTGATGCATGCGGTCCAAGTGATGAATTTACTAAAGACCCTAATATTGAAGACACTTAGAGAACGCGAAGAAACAGCTGCAGCAGGATATTCACCTATGTCATCTCTTTCATCTGATCATCAGTCTGAGGATGACTATGATAGTCAGCAAGAAATGGATACCAGTGGTGAATTGAGAGAGACCAAGTcagatgatgatcatgatcatGATGTTAACTACAGTCATGCCAGTGAAGAAGAAGGGGAAGCTGATGCATCAGTAAGCGATATAGTGGAATGCTTCTTGAAGCGTTTGgatgagaaaacaaaaagattcTCAGAAGAACCTGCAGGGTATTTGCAAGAGAAGTTAGAGAGCCCCAAGAGTTGCTCCGGCTACAACTTGGAATCTGCTTTAACATTTACTGATATCAAAACTGTGGATTCGTGCTCGAGTCCCTCCTATGAAAATGACTCAAGAACAACTTTGACTGCTGAGGAATCAAATGCTGACACAAGTAGTCCATCAATAGAAAGTACAAGCACCAATGATGTGGAGATGATTGATAAGTTTACAGATTCCGTTTCACTAGTTCCACTGTTTGCATCTAGTTAAGAACTGAGTGTATTTTTTAAGCAGTGTTTAAGTACCTTGTTTTAGATTTTGTCCCTACCAGCAGGGTTGCTTgtgtaaattaatttgttacacGGTGTAGGAAGTGTTTGTTGTAGATTGTGAGCAGTGGTTATGTTCAGTTTAGGGCTGAATTTGACCTGATTCTGTATGTCCCAGTACTAGATGGGATGGGTATTTGAGGGAGTAGctaagtgtattttctaatttcACATAGGTGGGAACATGGAAGTTGTATGCATTGATGAATTCTTAGGGAATAGGGAGATTGGTTTAGAATGAAATGGTGCTTGCTTTGTTCGTATCTGTGCATGACCAAAATTTGGTGATAATGTATGTATTCCGATTACATTACTGGTAGATAAATGTTGAATTCCTTTCACAGTAGTAACATGATTCGAATGCCATATATTATATCACCCTCTATTCTTGTGGGAAAAACAGCATACAATAAGCATTGAATTTGGAAACACACAAAAGCACACATCACAAAGAACTGTTGTGTGGTTCAATACTTTTTTTACCTGCACTCGTGGAAATATCACAATAAATATATCtttataaaattacttatttgatttttatagttacataattttttatactttagtTCTTACACATACAAGCCATTTGTTTTAGcctctatttaattttttttaattcattttagcaTGTCCAAAATTGTAGGGactataatgaaataaaaagtgtatgcgtagatattaaaatgaataatatctAAGAATAAAAACTAGAACTAAATATTTTCCAAGTATTGAGATCAAATGAGTGATTAAAACATATATTCACTCCAAGTGTTAAATCACCCTATAAACTAAGTATCCACACACATGagtaataaaaagttataaataactcttcaaaaaaCTCCTCTTATTAGTTAGTGATGGGTTGTGGCTTCTTCTCATAATAAATAAGTGTCAATTTATTATTCTCACAATTTCAACATCTTTGAAGTACTTCATTCAAAGATCAATGTAGACTCTGagtcaaatattaaatttcatcaATTTACAATACACTGGAAATTTAAGTTGActttttcaacaattttttaatcgATAATGTGAAGAGCCTCCCCTTTAAGAAACATTAGAGCAACTCCAAAAGAGTTGGTTATCTTTGTTCATGGAACAGAAAGTATTGTGTTAGTTATCTTTGTTCAAATTTCATGG is a genomic window containing:
- the LOC100812700 gene encoding rho GTPase-activating protein 2 produces the protein MTGQVVVTNGGGCAAVGKGRRAAAGEEEQNPASPVALLLAALRKSMVACSVDSPDDVISAVHHPMEIGWPTNVKHVSHVTFDRFNGFLGLPLELEVHVPAPVPSASVSVFGVSAESMQCSYDSKGNSVPTILLLMQDRLYSQDGLKAEGIFRINPENSQEEHLREQLNKGIVPDDIDVHCLAGLIKAWFRELPSGVLDGLSPEQVLECNTEEESVELVKQLKPTESALLNWAIDLMSDVVAEEDYNKMDARNIAMVFAPNMTQMSDPLTALMHAVQVMNLLKTLILKTLREREETAAAGYSPMSSLSSDHQSEDDYDSQQEMDTSGELRETKSDDDHDHDVNYSHASEEEGEADASVSDIVECFLKRLDEKTKRFSEEPAGYLQEKLESPKSCSGYNLESALTFTDIKTVDSCSSPSYENDSRTTLTAEESNADTSSPSIESTSTNDVEMIDKFTDSVSLVPLFASS